Proteins encoded in a region of the Podarcis muralis chromosome 2, rPodMur119.hap1.1, whole genome shotgun sequence genome:
- the LOC144326782 gene encoding vomeronasal type-2 receptor 26-like, with the protein MVLLLLLLVPHADCGAKAKCPLTLERDWIEPFNYYRPGDHLISGILSATAAVLNLWHFKEPPSNSFRKKTATKYWLPLSFFFAIQHINQNPRLLPNITLGYNIHENFFQGRVTYEALVDLVSSRQVNVPNYNCGGQNNLIAVLEGADSDSENSIQISSMLGIYKMPQVSHAFGSHVLNDKRQFPFFYRMVPKEDAVYPVIVKLLHHFRWTFIGLIAPDTENGVKFMKKLTPVLLESGICVAISLSIPQIYTNHVTVNVPPLEKWGQVHVFFYYVETTYFLLGIRLGKIIFDQLVKPTAGKVLITTSMWDLSVDFIDSLLDFQHFHSILSFSIGANKWTKYDDFYAFFFAIKQFWEEAFNCSYSQNTLSVKSWTRCREREELEMLPQDHLERLLSLNSYRIYNTVQAVARSLNAAYLSRSKWRLKDSLEVQRLQPWQLNPFLGDVQFYNSSMDGVYLDEKGDLTADLDIVNWMVFPNRSLLRERIGSINRQKSLDLKCTMDQNATVCPKWLNKPLPTSRCVENCQPGFFKVVQEGMLLCCYDCVPCAEGTMASQEDAERCTRCPEDQHPNKDRDQCFYKIITFLAYEEPLGIFLASFALLLSLTMCVVLGIFVIFRETPIVKANNRNLSYILLISLLLSFLSSFLFIGRPRKGTCLLRQMAFSIIFSVAVSSVLAKTIIVVLAFLATKPGNTMRRWMGKSLANSIVISCSIVQVSICIIWLGISPPFPESDMHSQPREIILQCNEGSIAMFYGVLGYMGFLASICFMVAFLARKLPGAFNEAKLITFSMLVFCSVWVSFVPSYLSTKGKYMVAVQIFSILASSAGLLGCIFFPKCYIIVLRPELNTKEHLTTKVGS; encoded by the exons ATGGTACTGCTTCTCCTGCTCTTGGTGCCTCATGCAGACTGTGGAGCGAAGGCAAAATGCCCCTTGACTTTGGAGAGAGACTGGATTGAGCCATTCAATTATTACAGGCCAGGAGACCACCTGATTAGTGGAATCTTGTCTGCCACAGCTGCTGTATTAAATCTGTGGCACTTCAAGGAGCCTCCCTCTAACAGCTTTCGTAA GAAAACAGCAACAAAGTACTGGCTGCCCCTGTCCTTCTTCTTTGCCATTCAGCATATCAACCAGAATCCCAGGCTCTTGCCCAACATCACTCTGGGCTACAATATCCATGAGAACTTTTTTCAAGGAAGGGTGACGTATGAAGCTTTGGTAGACCTGGTCTCTTCGAGACAGGTGAATGTTCCAAACTACAACTGCGGAGGACAAAATAACTTGATTGCTGTTCTTGAAGGGGCTGACTCTGACTCTGAGAACTCCATCCAGATTTCAAGCATGTTGGGCATCTATAAAATGCCACAG GTCAGCCATGCTTTTGGCTCCCATGTTCTGAATGACAAGAGGCAGTTCCCCTTTTTCTATCGGATGGTCCCAAAAGAAGACGCCGTTTACCCAGTGATTGTCAAGCTGCTCCATCACTTTAGATGGACGTTCATTGGTCTCATTGCTCCAGACACTGAAAATGGAGTGAAGTTCATGAAGAAATTGACACCTGTGCTATTAGAAAGTGGCATTTGCGTTGCCATCTCACTAAGCATCCCACAAATTTATACAAACCATGTGACAGTCAATGTTCCTCCATTAGAAAAGTGGGGACAAGtccatgtatttttttattatgtagAAACTACTTATTTCTTGCTGGGAATACGACTTGGAAAAATAATATTTGACCAGCTGGTCAAACCCACTGCAGGGAAAGTCTTGATCACAACATCTATGTGGGATTTGAGTGTAGATTTCATCGACAGTCTTTTAGATTTCCAGCACTTTCACagtattctttctttctctattgGGGCAAATAAATGGACAAAATATGATGATTTTTATGCCTTTTTCTTTGCAATCAAGCAGTTTTGGGAGGAAGCTTTTAATTGTTCCTATTCACAGAATACATTGTCAGTGAAAAGCTGGACAAGATGCAGAGAAAGGGAGGAACTGGAGATGCTGCCCCAAGACCATCTGGAAAGACTCTTATCTCTAAACAGCTACAGGATTTACAACACTGTCCAAGCTGTGGCCCGTTCCTTAAATGCTGCGTACTTGTCCAGATCTAAGTGGAGGTTGAAGGACAGTCTGGAAGTTCAAAGGttgcagccatggcag CTCAACCCTTTCCTGGGAGATGTCCAGTTTTACAATTCTTCAATGGACGGAGTGTATTTGGATGAGAAGGGGGACCTGACAGCTGACTTGGACATTGTGAACTGGATGGTGTTTCCAAATCGGTCCCTTCTTAGAGAGAGGATTGGGAGCATCAATAGGCAGAAATCCCTAGACCTAAAGTGCACCATGGACCAGAATGCCACTGTGTGTCCCAAATGGCTCAACAAG CCCCTGCCTACTTCCAGGTGTGTGGAAAACTGCCAGCCTGGATTCTTCAAGGTAGTTCAGGAAGGAATGCTGCTCTGCTGTTATGACTGCGTTCCCTGTGCGGAAGGAACAATGGCCtctcaggaag ATGCAGAGCGTTGCACCAGGTGTCCAGAAGATcagcatccaaacaaggacagagatcaatgttTCTACAAGATCATCACTTTTCTGGCTTACGAAGAACCTTTGGGGATCTTCCTAGCTTCCTTTGCCCTATTGTTATCCCTAACCATGTGTGTTGTGCTAGGAATATTCGTTATATTCcgggaaactcccatagtcaaagccaacaaccgaaaCCTCTCCTAtatcctcctcatctccctcctgctttcctttctgtcctccttcctcttcattggaaGGCCAAGGAAAGGGACCTGTCTTCTCCGACAaatggccttcagcatcatcttctcagttgccgtctcttctgtgttggcaaaaaccatcattgtggtgctggccttcctggccacaaagccaggaaacACGATGAGGAGATGGATGGgaaagagtctggccaactccattgtcatttcctgttccattgTCCAAGTTTCCATCTGCATCATCTGGCTGGGaatctctcctcccttcccagagTCTGACATGCATTCCCAGCCcagagagatcatcctgcaatgcaatgaagggtctattgccatgttttatggtgtccttggctacatgggcttcttggcCTCCATCTGCTTCATGGTGGCTTTCCTAgcaaggaagctgcctggggccttcaatgaagccaagctgatcaccttcagcatgctggtcttctgcagcgtttgggtctcctttgtgccctcctacctgagcacaaaggggaaatacatggtggctgtgcagatcttctctatcttggcctccagtgctgggcttctgggctgcatcttctttcccaagtgctacataatTGTACTCAGGCCTGagctgaacacaaaggagcatctGACAACAAAAGTTGGTTCTTAA
- the LOC144326783 gene encoding vomeronasal type-2 receptor 26-like, producing the protein MALLLLIFLPHAHCGAKAKCPLTLERDWLEPFNYYRPGDHLISGVISATGAIFNPQHFNESPSTTFIIKEGTRYWLPLSFFFAIQEINQNPRLLPNITLGYNIYNNFFHGRIMYEALVDLVSSRQANVPNYNCGKQNNLIAVLEGADSDSENSIQVSSMLSIYKMPQVNYAFGSHVLNDKRQFPFFYRMVPKEDTIYPAIVKLLHHFRWTFIGLIVPDTENGERFMKTLTPGLIESGICVAVSLIIPQLNTYSVRFSVPPFEKWGQVHVFFYYVETTYFSLGIRLGKIIFDQLVKPTAGKVFITTSMWDLSIDFVSCINHGFDFQHFHSILSFSIGANKWTKYDDFDAFFFASKQFWETAFNCSHLQNTLSVKSWTRCREREELEMLPQDHLERLLSLNSYRIYNTVQAVARSLNAAYSSRSKWRLKDSLEVQRLQPWQLHPFLGDVQFYNSSMDGVYLDEKGDLTADLDIVNWMVFPNRTLLRERIGRINRQKSLDLKCTMDQNATVCPKWLNKPLPTSRCVESCQPGFFKVVQEGMLLCCYDCVPCAEGTMATQEDAERCTRCPEDQHPNKARDQCFYKIITFLAYEEPLGIFLASFVLFLSLTTCVVLGIFIIFRETPIVKANNRDLSYILLTSLLLCFLSSFLFIGHPRKVTCLLRQMAFSIIFSVAISSVLAKTITVVLAFLATKPGNTMRRWLGKSLANSIVISCSIVQVVICIIWLGISPPFPESDMSSQAGEIILQCNEGSIAMFYGVLGYMGFLASICFTVAFLARKLPGAFNEAKLITFSMLVFCSVWVSFVPTYLSTKGKYMVAVQIFSILASSAGLLGCIFFPKCYIIVLRPDLNTKEHLTTKVGS; encoded by the exons ATGGCACTGCTTCTCCTGATCTTCCTGCCTCATGCACACTGTGGAGCGAAGGCAAAATGCCCCTTGACTTTGGAGAGAGATTGGCTAGAGCCATTCAATTATTACAGGCCGGGAGACCACCTCATTAGTGGAGTCATCTCTGCCACAGGTGCAATATTTAATCCACAGCACTTCAATGAGTCTCCCTCTACCACCTTTATCAT CAAAGAAGGAACGAGGTACTGGCTGCCCCTGTCTTTCTTCTTTgccattcaagagatcaaccagaaTCCCAGGCTCCTGCCCAACATCACTCTGGGCTACAATATTTATAATAACTTTTTTCATGGAAGGATAATGTATGAAGCTTTGGTAGACCTGGTCTCTTCTAGACAGGCGAATGTTCCAAACTACAACTGTGGAAAACAGAATAACTTGATTGCAGTTCTGGAAGGGGCTGACTCTGACTCTGAGAACTCCATCCAGGTTTCAAGCATGTTGAGCATCTATAAAATGCCACAG GTCAACTACGCCTTTGGCTCCCATGTTCTGAATGACAAGAGGCAGTTCCCCTTTTTCTATCGGATGGTCCCCAAAGAAGACACCATATACCCAGCGATTGTCAAGCTGCTCCATCATTTCAGATGGACGTTCATTGGTCTCATTGTTCCAGACACTGAAAACGGAGAGAGGTTCATGAAGACATTGACACCTGGGCTCATAGAGAGTGGCATTTGTGTTGCCGTCTCACTAATCATTCCACAACTTAATACATACAGTGTGAGGTTCAGTGTTCCTCCATTTGAAAAGTGGGGACAAGtccatgtatttttttattatgtagAAACTACTTATTTCTCGCTGGGAATACGACTTGGAAAAATAATATTTGACCAGCTGGTCAAACCCACAGCAGGGAAAGTCTTCATCACAACATCTATGTGGGATTTGAGCATAGACTTCGTCAGCTGCATCAACCATGGTTTTGATTTCCAGCATTTCCACagtattctttctttctctattgGGGCAAATAAATGGACAAAATATGACGATTTTGATGCCTTTTTCTTTGCAAGCAAGCAGTTTTGGGAGACAGCTTTTAATTGTTCCCATTTACAGAATACATTGTCAGTGAAAAGCTGGACAAgatgcagagaaagagaggaactGGAGATGCTGCCCCAAGATCATCTGGAAAGACTCTTATCTCTAAACAGCTACAGGATTTACAACACTGTCCAAGCTGTGGCCCGTTCCTTAAATGCTGCATATTCCTCCAGATCAAAGTGGAGGTTGAAGGACAGTCTGGAAGTTcaaaggctacagccatggcag CTCCACCCTTTCCTGGGAGATGTCCAGTTTTACAATTCTTCAATGGACGGAGTGTATTTGGATGAGAAGGGGGACCTGACAGCTGACTTGGACATTGTGAACTGGATGGTGTTTCCAAATCGGACCCTTCTTAGAGAGAGGATTGGGAGAATCAATAGGCAGAAATCCCTAGACCTAAAGTGCACCATGGACCAGAATGCCACTGTGTGTCCCAAATGGCTCAACAAG CCCCTGCCTACTTCCAGGTGTGTGGAAAGTTGCCAGCCTGGATTCTTCAAGGTAGTTCAGGAAGGAATGCTGCTCTGCTGCTATGACTGCGTTCCCTGTGCGGAAGGAACAATGGCcactcaggaag ATGCAGAGCGTTGCACCAGGTGTCCAGAAGATCAGCATCCAAACAAGGCCAGAGATCAATGTTTCTACAAGATCATcaccttcctggcttatgaagaacctttggggatcTTCCTAGCTTCCTTTGTGCTGTTCTTATCCTTAACCACGTGTGTTGTGCTAGGAATATTCATTATATTCcgagaaactcccatagtcaaagccaataaCAGGGACCTCTCCTATATCCTCCTCACCtccctcttgctttgctttctgtccTCCTTTCTTTTTATTGGCCACCCAAGGAAAGTGACCTGTCTTCTCCGACAaatggccttcagcatcatcttctcagttgccatCTCTTCtgtgttggccaaaaccatcactgtggtgctggccttcctggccacaaagccaggaaacacaatgaggagatggctggggaagagtctggccaactccattgtcatttcctgttccattgTCCAAGTTGTCATCTGTATCATCTGGCTGGGAATCTctccacccttcccagagtctgacATGAGCTCCCAGGCTGGAGAGATCATCCTACAGTGCAATGAAGGGTCTATTGCCATGTTTTATGGtgtccttggctacatgggcttcctggcctccatctgcttcacagtggctttcttagctaggaagctgcctggggccttcaatgaggccaagctgatcaccttcagcatgctggtcttttgcagcgtttgggtctcctttgtgcccacctacctgagcaccaaggggaaatacatggttgccgtgcagatcttctctatcttggcctccagtgctgggcttctgggctgcatcttctttcccaagtgctacataatTGTActcaggcctgatctgaacacaaaggagcatctGACAACAAAAGTTGGTTCTTAA